A window of Flavobacterium branchiarum genomic DNA:
ACAGCTGATAAATTAACTCATTTTCAACACGCAGGCTTATTCTGGATTATCGGAATCTCTATTGCTATTTTAATTAGTTTTCTATTAAAAGAAACAGGTCAAGGAAAAGTAAGCTTGGTAAATAAATAAAACGATTAACCTAAAGAAACATAAACATACAAGTCACTAACATTTAAGCTTAGTGACTTGTATACCTTAATACTTGAACCATTAAAAAGCTATTCTTCTTTGGTAACAACAATTGATGCCTTAAAACCTGCTGCAAGATTATTCCAATAATCATGTATAACAACATTTTTTTTATCATCTAATATTTGTATTTCGGCTGTATTCCCCCCAAGAGTACCAATATTTAATGCCTCAAACTCCATTTTATTGAATCCCGCATCCAAAACAACTCTAATATCTCTAAAATTACTGTCTAATAAGACTTGAGATTGTATTACCTTATCATTAGAGGATACTTTTACTAAATCGCCATCAATAGCTCCAAAATCTCTAAGTCTAATTATAAAATAATCTGATTTAGTTTTAAAATCTCCAAACGAAATATTTTGCTTAAGCAAAGTTCCTCTACCTTCTTTTAGACCTTGATCTTTCAATGTTTTATCCAAATCTTTTTCCATTCCTGGCACATATCTATCCCCAGGATTCGCAAATTCATTTGAAGGGGTCATCGTAAAACTACTTGTTGTTTTCCCTATTTGATACGAAGAATTTAATTGTGATTGGGCAGGTGCTATACTTGTACTATTAAAAACATTTGGCGCTTTAATCCCAGGTATATCCATTGGCGGAATAATTGTTCCTGGTAGTGGCGTTTTCTTAGGCTTAATACCAAAATTCGCAGGAGGAATTGGTTTAAACTTAGTTGCAAATTCTGCTTGAGCAGATACCGAAAGAGTTGTAATTAATAATATAAAAAATAAAAGCTGTTTCATTTAGGTATAGTATTATGGAATCAATTTTTAGATTTTTTCAAAATCATTAGGAATATAGCAAAAATAGCATAATTAAGTTGGGCTCTACAACTTTAAGAGATTTATAACAATATATTAGGCTAATTTTTGGATGCAAAAAACCTGCCAAAAAATTACAACCTACTACTTTTATATTAATAACACCAAAAAAGGTTCCTTATAAAAACTTAACAAATAAAATATAGAATTTTGATAATTAACAACTTATTCTTAACTTCAATGTTTTAATTTACCTTTATTAAAAACTCAAAAGAATGGATTATATCGACTACTATAAAACATTAGGTATTACAAAATCGGCTACTGAAGCCGAAATCAAAAAAGCATATCGAAAATTAGCCCGTAAATATCATCCTGATTTAAATCCGAATGATAAAGAGGCTGAGCAAAAATTCAAAGAAATAAACGAAGCTAACGAAGTCTTAAGCAATCCCGAAAATCGAAAAAAATACGATAAATACGGTAAAGACTGGAAGCATGCTGATGAGTTTGAAAAAGCAGGATACGATCCTAACCAACAACAATACTCAAGACAACAACAAGCAAATCAAGATTTCTCAGGTTTTTCTGAAGGTGATTTCTCTGAAAGTGATTTTTCAGACTTCTTCAATTCTATGTATGGATCCAGAAGAAGCGGCAGAAGTCAAGTTAAATATAGAGGGGCTGATTTTAATGCCGAACTGCAATTAGACCTTACTTCGGCCTACAAAACACACAAGCAAAGTTTAGTTGTAAATGGCAAAAATATCCGAATTACAATTCCTGCTGGTGTAGAAAATGGACAGATTATAAAAATCCCTGGACATGGAGGTCCTGGCGCTAACGGAGGCCCTAATGGTGATTTATATATCACGTTTGTGATTGAAAACAATTCTGAATTTAAAAGAGAAGGAAACAATCTATATGCCGATGTTGATCTTGATTTATATACCGCAGTATTAGGTGGAGAAGTTTTGGTAAATACTCTTGATGGAAAAGTAAAAATAAAAGTCCCACCAGAAACACAACCCGGAACCAAAGTTAAATTAAAAGGAAAAGGGTTTCCTGTATATAAAAAAGAAAATCAATTTGGAGATTTATATATCACCTACACCATAAAGATTCCAACAAAACTATCTGAAAAAGAAAAAGAATTATTCAACGAATTGTCAAAATTAAGAAATCATGAATAACAAAAACTTAATACAAATAAAACAATTTTGTCTCTATAACGAAATTGAAGATACCTTTATAACACAACTGAATAATTATGGCCTCATAGAAATTATTGTTTTGGAAGAGGAACAATATTTACAGCCTGAACAATTGCCTTCAATAGAAAAAATGATTCGACTGCATTATGACCTGAAAATTAATTTAGAAGGAATTGATGCTATTGCCCATTTATTAAACAAAATCGAAATCCTTCAAAAAAACCTCATTGCAACACAAAATAAACTTCGGCTTTTTGAACAATATCAAGTTGAATAATTTGATTGTAATAATCATTAAAAAAACATTAAAATCTAAACATCATAAACAAATAAAAAAATAAAAGAGACAAACTATAAAAACAGGTGTTTATACGTGGTAACATCATTTTGTAATAAGTTATTTTTGAGAGCCTTTTTTCAAAAAAAATACAGTTAAACTTTCTAAAAAATAAAGCATGAAAACCGATACTGCCCCATTGATTGATATTAACTTAAATAGTAATGCTTTAGAAAACAACTCTCTCATCGCTGTTCCTACTGGATTAAAGCCCATGTACAATTTTACAAAAGGTGACATAGTATCTGCAATTTCAGTGAAATTAAATAAAGGCAAAATTAAATTATCATCTAAAATTGCCAAAGTGTCTTTTAGTATTGATAACAAACACCAAAGCCATTCTGAAAAAAAGGTCTC
This region includes:
- a CDS encoding chaperone modulator CbpM translates to MNNKNLIQIKQFCLYNEIEDTFITQLNNYGLIEIIVLEEEQYLQPEQLPSIEKMIRLHYDLKINLEGIDAIAHLLNKIEILQKNLIATQNKLRLFEQYQVE
- a CDS encoding J domain-containing protein, which encodes MDYIDYYKTLGITKSATEAEIKKAYRKLARKYHPDLNPNDKEAEQKFKEINEANEVLSNPENRKKYDKYGKDWKHADEFEKAGYDPNQQQYSRQQQANQDFSGFSEGDFSESDFSDFFNSMYGSRRSGRSQVKYRGADFNAELQLDLTSAYKTHKQSLVVNGKNIRITIPAGVENGQIIKIPGHGGPGANGGPNGDLYITFVIENNSEFKREGNNLYADVDLDLYTAVLGGEVLVNTLDGKVKIKVPPETQPGTKVKLKGKGFPVYKKENQFGDLYITYTIKIPTKLSEKEKELFNELSKLRNHE